The proteins below come from a single Danio aesculapii chromosome 23, fDanAes4.1, whole genome shotgun sequence genomic window:
- the krt5 gene encoding keratin, type II cytoskeletal 5, which yields MSTSIKTFTSSGSMSGGMGGGMGGGGIRKSFSSMSTSAVPMGSRSSVSFRRSGGGGGGGFGAGSGGGFGYSMGGGGGGSGFGGGFGSGGGFGSGGGFGSGGGFGGGAGFGGGSGFGGGAGFGGGFGGGFGPGGVVPITAVTVNQNLLAPLNLEIDPNIQVVRTQEKEQIKTLNNRFASFIDKVRFLEQQNKVLETKWSLLQEQTTTRSNIDAMFEAYIANLRRQLDGLGNEKMKLEGELKNMQNLVEDFKNKYEDEINKRAAVENEFVLLKKDVDAAYMNKVELEAKVDSLQDEINFLRAIFEEELRELQSQIKDTSVVVEMDNSRNLDMDAIVAEVRAQYEDIANRSRAEAESWYKQKFEEMQSSAGKYGDDLRSTKAEIADLNRMISRLQNEIEAVKGQRANLEAQIAEAEERGELAVKDAKLRIKDLEEALQRAKQDMARQVREYQELMNVKLALDIEIATYRKLLEGEESRIATGGSAATIHIQESSSSSGGGGGGGFGFGGGSGFGGGSGFGGGSGFGGGSGFGGGSGFGYGGGSGMSIGGGSGMSMSGGGGGQMSMSRSSIVSSQKRRF from the exons ATGTCTACTTCCATCAAAACCTTCACCAGTAGTGGAAGCATGAGCGGTGGCATGGGCGGTGGCATGGGTGGTGGCGGAATTAGGAAGAGTTTTTCTAGCATGTCAACCAGTGCAGTACCAATGGGCAGCAGGAGCTCAGTGTCCTTCCGTCgctctggtggtggtggtggcggCGGCTTTGGAGCAGGATCTGGAGGAGGCTTCGGCTACAGCatgggtggtggtggtggtggcagTGGCTTTGGAGGAGGATTCGGCAGTGGTGGAGGATTCGGCAGTGGTGGAGGATTCGGCAGTGGTGGAGGATTCGGCGGTGGTGCAGGATTTGGTGGTGGATCAGGATTTGGTGGTGGAGCAGGATTCGGCGGTGGATTTGGTGGAGGGTTTGGTCCTGGCGGTGTGGTACCCATCACAGCTGTAACAGTCAACCAGAACCTTCTAGCCCCACTGAACCTAGAGATCGACCCCAACATCCAAGTTGTCCGCACCCAGGAGAAAGAGCAGATCAAGACCCTCAACAACCGCTTTGCTTCCTTCATTGACAAG GTGCGCTTCCTGGAACAGCAAAACAAAGTACTCGAGACAAAATGGAGTTTATTGCAAGAACAGACCACTACCCGATCCAACATCGATGCCATGTTTGAGGCCTACATTGCCAACCTGCGCAGACAGCTTGACGGACTTGGCAATGAGAAGATGAAGCTAGAAGGAGAGCTGAAGAACATGCAGAACTTGGTGGAGGACTTCAAGAACAA ATATGAAGATGAAATCAACAAGCGTGCCGCAGTGGAAAATGAATTTGTTCTGCTCAAGAAG GATGTCGATGCTGCCTACATGAACAAGGTTGAGCTTGAGGCCAAGGTTGACTCCCTTCAGGATGAAATTAACTTCCTTAGGGCCATCTTTGAGGAG GAGCTGCGCGAACTTCAGTCACAGATCAAAGACACATCAGTCGTTGTGGAAATGGACAACAGCCGCAACCTGGACATGGATGCCATTGTTGCTGAGGTCCGCGCTCAGTATGAAGACATCGCCAACCGCAGCCGTGCTGAGGCCGAATCCTGGTACAAACAGAAA TTTGAGGAGATGCAGTCCTCTGCTGGCAAATACGGAGATGACCTTCGTAGCACCAAGGCTGAGATTGCTGATCTCAACCGCATGATCAGCAGACTTCAAAATGAAATTGAAGCTGTCAAGGGACAA CGTGCCAACCTGGAAGCTCAGATCGCAGAGGCTGAGGAGCGCGGAGAGCTGGCAGTGAAGGATGCCAAGCTCCGCATTAAGGATCTGGAGGAGGCCCTGCAAAGAGCAAAGCAGGATATGGCGCGCCAGGTGCGTGAGTACCAGGAGCTCATGAACGTCAAACTAGCCTTGGACATTGAAATCGCCACCTACAGGAAACTTCTGGAAGGAGAGGAATCCAG AATTGCAACTGGTGGCAGTGCTGCAACTATCCACATCCAGGAGTCAAGCAGCAGCA GCGGCGGTGGCGGCGGCGGTGGATTCGGATTCGGTGGTGGCAGTGGATTCGGTGGTGGCAGTGGATTTGGTGGTGGCAGTGGATTCGGTGGTGGCAGTGGTTTCGGAGGTGGCAGTGGATTTGGATATGGTGGTGGCTCAGGGATGTCGATTGGTGGCGGCTCTGGCATGAGCATGAGTGGCGGCGGTGGCGGTCAAATGTCAATGTCCCGTTCCTCTATAGTGTCTAGTCAGAAGCGTCGCTTCTAA